In Neorhodopirellula lusitana, a genomic segment contains:
- a CDS encoding ABC transporter permease, with product MSPPPRAQRRGGSWMRLRGLVRKEFLQVWRDPSSLAIAFVLPVILLLMFGYGVSLDAEHVPIALVVERTTPDTTSFCAELEHSLYFSPVYLHGMPAARQAMMERRVDAILHLREDFSSKLRRPGGATMQLAVNGVDANTARIVEGYVTAVHGKWLEHRVTAQGATLVEPVALQQRIWFNANVRSRNYLVPGVIALVMTLIGSLLTAMLMAREWERGTMEAMMVTPVSMLEVLLGKILPYFVLGMGGLTLSVAMGVWLFDVPLRGSLWVLLMTSTLFLLTALGMGLFISTVTRVQFVAGQVAILTTFLPAFILSGFIFDIGSMPWPIQWLTHLIPARYYVTLLKTTFLAGDVWSVILPNSAALAIMAIVFLGLTVKLSPKRLH from the coding sequence GTGTCTCCACCACCGAGAGCCCAGCGACGTGGCGGATCGTGGATGCGACTGCGTGGGCTCGTTCGGAAAGAGTTTTTGCAGGTCTGGCGTGACCCCAGTTCCTTGGCGATCGCGTTTGTGCTGCCTGTAATTTTGTTGCTGATGTTTGGCTATGGGGTTTCGCTGGATGCCGAACATGTGCCGATCGCGTTGGTGGTCGAGCGAACGACGCCGGACACGACCAGCTTCTGCGCCGAGTTGGAGCACTCTCTGTACTTCAGCCCGGTTTATCTCCATGGGATGCCCGCGGCGCGGCAAGCGATGATGGAACGCCGTGTCGACGCGATCTTGCATCTGCGTGAAGACTTTTCTTCGAAGTTGCGACGGCCTGGCGGGGCCACCATGCAACTGGCGGTCAACGGTGTCGATGCGAACACCGCTCGAATCGTTGAGGGGTATGTCACCGCCGTGCACGGCAAATGGCTGGAACACCGCGTGACGGCGCAAGGGGCAACGTTGGTGGAACCGGTCGCGTTGCAGCAACGGATTTGGTTCAACGCCAATGTCCGCAGCCGAAACTACCTCGTCCCCGGTGTCATCGCTCTGGTGATGACGCTGATCGGTTCCTTGCTGACCGCGATGTTGATGGCCAGAGAATGGGAACGCGGCACGATGGAAGCCATGATGGTGACGCCGGTCTCCATGCTGGAAGTGCTGCTCGGAAAGATTCTGCCGTACTTCGTGCTCGGGATGGGCGGGCTGACGCTCTCGGTCGCGATGGGAGTGTGGCTGTTCGACGTGCCGCTGCGTGGTTCCCTGTGGGTTTTGCTGATGACTTCCACGCTGTTCTTGTTGACCGCTCTCGGCATGGGGCTGTTCATTTCGACGGTGACGCGAGTCCAGTTTGTGGCGGGGCAAGTCGCGATCCTGACTACGTTTTTGCCCGCCTTCATTTTGTCAGGGTTCATCTTTGACATCGGCAGCATGCCTTGGCCGATCCAGTGGCTGACGCACCTGATCCCAGCCCGCTACTACGTCACTCTTTTGAAGACGACCTTTCTGGCTGGCGACGTTTGGAGCGTCATCCTGCCCAATTCGGCCGCGCTGGCAATCATGGCAATCGTCTTTCTCGGTCTGACGGTCAAGCTCTCTCCCAAGCGACTCCACTAG